GACTGCATTTATTTCAATTACATTGACTCCCATTGACAGttatgtaaaattgactttttggagatacaaggtttttgcatttttgtaacagcaacaattaataaatgattattttcatttaaatacacACTATACAGTCTACATATCATAAAGAGATGAGTTATcatgcatgtttgtttgtttgttttggataATGGATGATGTCCCGTATGCTGAAGCAGTTCCACCAGGCTTCACATACGAGTTCTAAACGCATTATGTGTGCCTTATGAATGTGTGTGATGTTTTGTTTGATGTTCTCTTCCGATATAAAGTGTTACTGTTGAAAGGAGAAGTTTGGAGAGAGTTTGAGAGGGTTAATAAGAGCAGGTGATGTAACctcacctttctttctttctttctttctttcttattttttgttgtttttttttttctttggttgtatattgtaaatattaaataaacgtAGACTAATTTTGAGTCGGAGAGCTAAGGCCAGTCCCGAATAATGTTCTATAGACCCTTGTATTAAGGGGGAATTTGTAATAATACCAGCCAGCAAAAGTTCAGCCACAAAAACAGGAGATTCAAAGTTTGTACAAACTTCACTTTTagagcaaaatgtttttttgttaatgtttttattcCCAATGTTTTGATATTTTGCCCCAGCCTCTCTTCCAAAGACCACCTTCCAAATGTGCAATGAATTTAGCATTCAGCATCACTACCCAGCAGGCACCAGACATCAATCTGATATTAGAAAAAGGATGGCTCTGACAAATACTGTTAAAGTGAAAATTAAAacgaaaaaatgtaaaaaaaaataaataaataaataaaaaaaaaacaatgatgtaCAGAAGTTGAATTTTGATTGGAAACAAAGTCATTTTCTTATCCATCAGAAACCAACAGTGGGTTTACATTGTTTAAATGTTAGATGTAAAATGTTGGTTACTGAACACCATGTTAAGTATTCTGTATCAACCTGACGTTGGAATTAGATGTTGTTTTAAATTTTGGACACCCAATGTTAAAAAACTACTTTCAGCCAGTTAACAATGTCTATTGTTGTAGGTGGCCAGCTGGGTAGTTTTAGGccaaaaaatgaacaaataaataaatattaaaagacAAATGATAATGCCTTAGCTTTTATTGAAAAAGGACAGTAATAAAAAGAGCAGACATGATAACTGAAGATTTCTGCTTTGCCCACGAAAGCCCTTAATATAAAGGTTAAACTTGGTGTTGAATTgatattaaatgttatataaagttagaTTTACTCTAGAACTGTATAGAACTTTCAAAACTCATCCGTCATACTTAcaaaacattttccttttttttgcaacttattttactgctaaatgtaattatttttgttacaGTGCTGCTGGAATTAAAAGAAAGGGATTTGTGTTCATTTTCACAAAAAAGTTGCTTGTGAAACAGCTGAATATGATAAAGTCTGTGGCAAAGAATCTGATGTTTTGTTCTGTTGAATGTTAGAAAAAGTAAATGCTGGTCAGTGTGGGACTGTAGATCTCACTGTTGTTCATTTCTCCAACTGTAGAACTTTCATTAATGACACAATGCaactttttccccattttctttgAGAAATGACTTTGCCACAAGGTTTCATGGAATGGGTAACGGTATTTGCActtgaaaaaaatgtttatgcTCATGTAAAAATGTCTAGATTTTGTATTTGTCTTTTTAAATGAAAGGAATTGGTGTTCTTAAAAACTTTCACTTGTCTCGTCTTTGTTTTTCTTGTCTTTATTCTTAGCTCGACCCTCCAGACACCAAAGAAACCATTAGACAATGATCGTAAAAAgatagtaaaatgtttatttagcgTAGTGGCCCAGTTCACCCCCCTGAGGCTCCTGCTTAATTTAAAGTGGAGCGGgacattttttaacattaaaactaTTGAATAGCTAACTTTAGCTCTAAAAGTCAGCTGTGATTTAATGCTGACTGAGAGAAAAAAAGTAGTAAAATGGAGAAAAAACTGATAGCAGGGATGCACTCAGTACCAACTGATCGATTAATGTGTTACACATGtagtttaatattatatttaataatagtaCATAAATTAGTTTATGAAGTATTCacatgaaaatacaaaacaaagaTGGATATATTAAGTGGATAAGACAGATTACAGAGTACAAACAGTACCAGCCGTGTTCATTTATTTAGCTGAATCTTTCATGAAtcttttcctgaaaaaaaaaaaaaaaaaaaaaaaaaacatttttagacttgTTATACAAAATGTATCAGTAACTCACTCACTTtactatttaatatattttgctataatgaaccctgcctacgcgatgcggggaggatgttgcttggggtacagttcagaacagcttgagacggttctcaagccaggtcccccccgcagcttgagacggttctcaagccaggtcccccccgcagctaggtgagtaatgaagatgagtgatTAAGacgagggtggtgatggggtggaggcgggtgcgaggtcgaaagtcacgtaggtgagcagctggaaggtatatatatatataggaccagggggaggagcttggtaaattgaggcgtggttcatatcccaaaatttagttaattcttaacaacacataTCGTCTCTCTCATGCAAAATCGTCTCAGAGTTGTGTGAAAGCTTATAAAACATTTACTTGCGGACACATTTAGGAAGTTGTGGAGTCCAGTTTCCGTTTGTGCCGCAGGTGATCCACTCAGAACCCTGTATTTTATATCCCGGGTTGCAGGTGATGCGCACCGTGTGCTGAGGGTAATAACGAGGCCTGAAGCCTGAGGCTCTTGATCCAAAGGGCACAGATGGGATCGGACAGCTGATTTCTGAAACACAAACATGAAGAGATTCTGATTAAGAGCACATCAGATTTAATACACTGATTAGTTCACTATTATCTCattaaatttattatttataaacatgCTGTCAGCCTCAATATTTCTTCACTAATTTTAagaatgtattataatttaattctGTAGGAATTTAATATTTAgataataaaaacataagaaGCATAACATCATTCTGCATATTTAACAGTGTTTGCTGAATTAAAATCACTGTAATAAAATGTTATGAATTTATTCTGTGTAATCAAATTATTAAATCATTCTGAGTATGAATTTGGCATAACTTAATTTTGtctaatttcatttatttatgttattttaacGCCATTATTCTGCACACTAAATATACATTTGATTGTATTCTCAATCTGGATAacatttaattttagttttattatagtatcaatatacattttaattacacTAATATAAATTTGATCATAACTTAATTCTGgatattgaataaataataaaagtttttacTAATTGTAATGTAAATGTTGGAGTTCAGTTTTGTAACgtatacaaatacattttgaatgtttaaattaattttggaTATTCAAATACTGTAATTAACAGAatataatttgtttattaaaattataatgaATGTAATTCAGTGCTAACTCTGTGTATTAGTACTATTATACGTGTTCTTTGTTCTTCCATCATTCTGGAAACTAAATTAATGAAAAGCTAAACTATTAAACTCTGTTCCAGCTGCTCTGTGAGAGCGGTGCTGCTCACCTCGGCACTGAGGGGGCGGGGCGCTCCACGTCCCATTCTCTCTACAGTAAATATCCCGAGCTCCAATCAGAAAGCCCGAGAGACAGCGGTACGACACCGAATGACGAAACCTTACAGGTTCCTCTATGTGTTCAGACATCTCAGCACCGGGGACTTCAGGAGGCACGGGGCAGtaaacaactacacacacacacacacacacacacacacagcagaatacATCTCTGGTTAATGAGCATCTGTAACTGTGCACCAGCTCTGTAGTTCTACTTCATCTAGTGGTTGAAAAAGGAACAGCACCTTTCTGTAAGTAGCTCCTATAATGTAAATTTGATCTGATTGGCTAACGTTCACTAACATTCCTTTTTAATATTCAGTTAATACTTTTAAAAGTGGGAATCACTCTGCTTTCCTTCTGCCAGCAAGTCACATTTTGCAGTAAAGTAAATGGTAACCTGCTTATATGACCTGCAACACTAAAACCAGACAtttaaccattatataaaacCCAGTAACAGTAAAGTAAAGGTGGCCACACTGAAGGTGAATGAGGGGTGGCGGAGCActcccaatatgcaaataaataaataataagaagaaaccAACAGGAAAGATTGTTGTGTAATAAACTAAGAattgttactgtattttttgcactataaggcagaattaaaaacctttaatttcccaaaaatcgtaaGTGTGCcatttaatccggtgcgccttatgtatgaattctaccagtcaggtattaaggagcagtaaagccactcctctgaagtttcagtttaattccccagcagtattagcattagcagctaactatgctcagtgctagctcttttgcaactcagaggtgagtattatcggcctgtacacTGCTGCTAACACCGGCTAGCACAGCAAGAGCAGCATTACCATTgcccgctaaccacagcgctaactctTAGCTGTTCAGCtaagagtatatcagactgtagtctgtgtgtttattgtgttaaaacaagctatgtgggatgaaccgctagctaacattgccctggcttaccagaacactgacttaccggttcctcagtgtagcactgtcgagtGGCAACCGCTAGCAGATTGtcgctaacgctaatgctccagctttattAGAAATCTgtaaattctaagcttactgtaaataaacagaagcgcttcaacagttttcaggagagaaatctgtgtagattaataaccAGCACTTGTTtcacttgtctgactcgtctgaaatgtttttttttttttttagaattacagttttgtttacttaactcagATTAGTTTTACAGGTCTCGCtccccagcagtgagacctgctaaattccaaaggaaaacatggcgacaccactgttcctactactagttactagtatgaaaatataccagaaaaatagacctttattgatagtgtgccttataatctggtgtgcattatagtgcaaaaaatacggtaactaaACTTCACTTTATTGTTTCGTGTCTCAGTTTCGTGTCTATCTGTTTTCAGAGCATAAGGTGCACAACAACACTACACATTTACAATTACCAAACTATGATGGCTAGATGAattcagaacatctccaaaatcaGTGACAGGATCATGGGTGCCCAAGTCTCACTGATTCTCAAGGAGGCTCTGCCCACCTCACTACTTACTAGGGCCCAGGAggcagataccacaggacaccttctgaggtcttgtggagtccaagCCTCACTAAGGAGCTACACAATATCCTGTCATGGTGCTTCAAATGTTTATTGTTTAAGGCAGATGTTAGAAtgttaagaaagaaaaaagaacagcCAACTCACTTTCACACACAGGAGTTCTGCCACTCCAGCCATTACCCCTGCAGAGTCTCACACCAGATCCAAACAAAATGTACCTGCAGATCAGCAGGAGGGGGATAAAGAGATTCAAAATGTCCTGCTTCAGTTCTCATtagtaggggtgtgctatattgtattgtatgcaaaaatatcagcattttagcaaaaaaaaaatacacactgttctcatttcccattatatgtctgctagagacagattatatctatccagtatcatttattttactttattctggataaattgagatatttggagtgccttataagtatcatgacattctggatcatagatttctgttacaaatctgataaaattattgtatttttaatatctcagttaggggatgcaataataaaatgtaatgcagtagcgtattcttgaaatatttttttaactcagtGTTTTTTGTCATACCGCCAAGagtcacaaaaataccatgaaatattatgatataattttagggtcTTATCATCCACTCCTACTCATAAGTCCCCAAAAGTACAATTAAGATACTCCTAGTtagggcaagactcctaactctgCATTTGAACATAATTCATATGTACAGTGGcctacaaaagtattcataccccttgaaccttttcacattttgttatcttacaaccacaaacttaaatgtattatttaatgtattgAGCTTTTAattgatagacaaacacaaagtagcacatatttTTAAATGATCGAGATTTTCAAaatttcaatcaaataaaaatctgaaggtgtcagtggtttattagagaacactagtaaacaaacagcatcatgaagaccaaggaacttatcagacaggtcagagataaagttgtggagaagaggtttaaagcagggttaggttataaaaacatatcccaagctttaagcatctcaaggagcactgctcaatccatcatccaaaaatggaaaaagtattctacacctgcaaacctaccaagtcatgcCCATTCACCCAAACtaacagatcaagcaaggagagcactagtcAGAGAAGCAGGCAAggggcccatgatcactctggaggagctgcaaaaATCCACAGGTCAGGTGgcagaatctgtccacaggacaactataagtcatgcACTTTACAAATCTGGCCTTGAATGGAAGAGTGACACGAAATACactattgtgaaaaaaaaaaccctaggaTCTGCTGTTTGCAGTTTATCCCAAGGGAAGTAGGTCAGATGACACCAAAGTTATACTTTTTGGCCTCAATTCAACGCGCTATGTGTGACGGAAAAGTTAACACTGCTTATCACCataaacacaccatccccactgtgaaacatggtggtggcagcatcatgctgtggggatgcctTTCTTCAGCAGGaaaagagaagctggtcagagtttatgggaagatggatggagcttaATAAAGGGCAATCTGTAAAATACTTAAAACTGGGAAGCAGAtccaccttccagcaagacaatgaccctcaacatacagccagagctacagtggaatgctTTAGATCAAATAATCTGtggctctccatccaacctgactgagcttcagCTATTTTGCACAGAAGAATGAGGAACAATCTGTCTCTAGATGTACAAAGCTGATAGAAACAAATcccaaaagacctgcagctgttATTGCAGCCATTATTGATATAGGGGGACTAAATACTTAAAGTCAcgcttttcatatttttatttggttaacattttgaaaaccgtgtatcattttcattccacttcacaattatgtgctatttttgGTTGGTCTACCACTTAAAATCTcaacaaatacatttaagtttgtggttgtaagatgtcCAAAAGGGAAAATGTTCACTTTTAGCCACTGTAGTTGATTCCCTAGCTAATCAAGTACATCACTCTACATCTCCCTTTAATGAGCTAGTCTTCAAGAAATGTTCTCAGCTTTGTTTACTTGAATGTCttcaaaataaacaaatcatCCATTACAGAGCTTTCACTTTAGGCACAGCATGTTCAATGTACGTCAAATACCCTTGTTTTTACTcagcttttattaaatgctggAGATTTTGCTGATTCTTACCCTTCATCACACTCAGCTGTAGCGGTATCACCAAAAGACACGCCTGTGTACTGAAAACGACCATTTTGGATCTCTCCAGCTGACCCACATCGTTTCTCTTGAATAAAGGAGGAAAAAACTTTATTAGAATGGTAATAAATAAGTACAGATACATACAAACCataaactgtgtatagctggacagagcatcgtctctcaaaagtgaagccaccacaggtcgggcgccccctgctgttcggtttcagaaagctgtgtaactccacccatccccataggtttcaatggcaaaacagacaactttcaatcacgttttttttccaatatactgtaattctacctccattatttaaatgtaacagctagtgtaacctctgcttatattgttacatttttatatcctcacaaaattcgttttttaaaatgttattcagctctattcaaaaaaggtgtggttattgtgaaAGGGACCAATgacatagactgtgtgagctctgtggaggcagccctcaggggcggggttatttaaatgagtaggcggtctctccacagtctttctccctcctctggtctctactgcacagactcgggtgtcaggatcggcaacatggaggaagattttggcttcattttttattgaatgaatgggaacagcgacgtggcgtccatctttttacagtctctgatacaAACCTATAGATGATATAGTAGAAACACTTCATAGTTAAATACATTACATAATTGCAGACTATAGTGTGTCTGTTGCATACTTATTATCCCCCCCTTTCACcgtgttctttaatggtcagaacCCCAAAGGAACACCACAGAGCAGGACATATTTGGATGGTGGgtaattctcagcactgcagtggcagtacacagcacactcctctgtccatcaatgGTACTGCTGTGGAGAAGGTGGGCTGCActaagttcctgggtgtgcacatcacagaggacctctcctggagcaccaactcagcatcattAGCCAGGAAAGCCAATCAGAGGCTCTACATTCTccacaagctgagaagagctggagcccccacccccatcatgagcaccttctacagaggggtcatcgagagcatcctgaccagctgtttcaccatgtagtacggggcctgcacagcatcctgacGGTTTTTATCACCGTTTTaaatcatcttggcatgttcttctccaccagtcttacacactgcttttgaataactttttgcctttactcctggtgcaaaacttcaagcagctTAGCtgggtttggtggcttgtgatcatccatctttctcttgattatattccagaggtttttaatgtggtaaaatcaaagacactcatcattttaagtggtcacttattttttttccagagctgtattcagtATTGATTAGTGCTGTAACAATACATCGATCTGTATTGATGCATCGATACAAACTATGAACGATACGATGCATCGATTTGACGTAAAAACATCAATGCATGtggttttcactgcagaagcgccatTCTGActgtgtaaagtagaatgcttaaaagcgtcaaatattctaaacacactgaCCAACTAAcccactcatattctttagtactactttaatTACCTGCATGCtaatttacaaccatctacatgaaaccagtcgccagaaatctctaactgaaaacagcctgttttttcacattgtttacatgtggaacacgcctccccaacaaaatagcctaaataaaataataaaatattattagtatgtaaaattacatcaaattttattatagaaaattcacttactatcacagcatccacaatacagctctgaaccgcagataaaatatccataaagtcctttatttgcctgctcacttctcctcacacacatgcgtttattttcagcacAGCCACaacgtaatattctcaagctcctagcgaccacacaatgtaatgttttcacgtaaagttgtacgtgaatacaaagctaaggatgtcctctatagattctgtggtttttattggtccacaaaccactatttttcttttgaaccaatggcgtgagTGCCGGATCACATTGTGTTCAGGgttgtccaatcaaatcaggtcatagcctttctccagcgtcacaaaagtgattgacacctatttcaccaatagtccacccttagacgaataCATTGGtacataatttgccctgattggtttcctaatggctgggggtgaGGCATGCCTAACCGTCACCACGTAGTGGGCTGTCACCAAAATCACTCTGCTGAACATaggtgcgcccacagcgcgcatacgtgtgattttgtgtcatttcatcaaaaaatattaatattactctgaaatagacttacattaatttattttatcacaaacaaacacaaatattacaaacTCTGGTTGTACAGAGACAGATTTACTTGTGTATATTTGTATGAGATTAGGTGCGCTCTGGAGAGATTTTGAACAcgttggagacgcctggtggacacctaatataatgcagtgtaactcttcaatgcttTGTGATATgaattacaaattttgtaatttgtttgtcaagaccctactgaatcaggaaatgtagagaatgatttactattcatcaccaacatccatacccacattgtaaactctaaatataacaggcgcttttttttctgcatttgatgttctcaaatagaacctaaataatggaattgttgaagtgaattattgtttactgtttatgattacactgcatttgtgTCACGAAGACCCaggcatttgacatttaataataaaacattcaaataatattttgtttgcatttttgagttcttagaaaaggaacagattatAATCGCATTAAATTGTATTGAACCGTATCGTATTGTATctttgactaaaataatcgtatcgtatcgtatcttaatgaatcttgtgatttacacccctagtatTGACAATCAAACTACTTACTTGATTTGACTTGACagtggcatggtggtggtgtttgttaatgtttgtatgagtggatcagacacagcagtgctgctggagtttttgaacactgtgtcctctcactgtccactctattatatACCTATACCTAGCTGCTTCACCTTGTAGATGTACaatatatatgtgaatatatttagacatgccaaaatcatcatataaatatataatttgattaCATACTTACCTCTCAACCTACAGCAGTGCACAACATAGACAtatacttcaacaaaagcaggaccaTCCCTTTCTaacacccttgattttagaagaaactataaaagagcaggtgtcccaatacttttgttgaaGCAGTgtactgtgaaaaatattttcttattatcAACTTACTTTCACATCTCATCTGTAACGGCGTCCAGCGGCCGTTCTCACAGCGAATGCTGGAACTTCCTCCAATTGAGCGATATCCATAAGCACAAGTGAAGCGCACAGTGGCTCCAGACTCAAACTCTCTCATACTGAGATATTCCTCTCTGGGTTGAGCGCTCGGGTAGTGCGGAAATCTGTCACACGATCCTGTCGAAAGTGGACATTAAAACCAAACATTAATACATAACTATACCAATGAACTCTGTTCTGTGCTTATTTAACAGTGTAGTTAAAATTGTCATCTAAAAGCtgctaaaaaacaaataattaaggCATTCTGTTTAGGTGCGCACCATATTTTattatacacaatatattgtaaaaCATTAATATCAAGATTTAAAAAAGAAGAGTattgtttaaaagttttaaggGTGTTTTTAGTATAATTGCTTATATGTACCTAGTTTATACATACGGTGCCATTCATTACCCTACCAACCTAaacttattgtattttattgagatttgtaGCACATAAaagtgaagtggaacgaaaacgATACATAcccaaaagtattcagcccccctatatcaatactttgtAGAGCCTATtgtcgctgcaattacagctgcaagtctgcACTTAGTATTTTGGTagtttttgtttatattatttttatgtaactttttatttaaattattattatttcatacaaaatcAAAATGAGTCTTGGTAATGTACTTTTTCACAAAATAGATAAATGTTTACAGATGTTGGTACAGATGCTTTAATATGAtgcacaataaatataatttaaggcccaaaaatgtcaactttttaagtggaaaataatttattgtagtgaaaattaaaacttaacatCTCCCAATTTTCTTTACAAATTTTGTTCCATTGTAAAGCAGAACTtgtaagtatgttagctagctcaccgctaacgttagctagctctccgctaaccttagttctctactcagtaacgttagctaactcactgctaacgttagtatgctagctagctaaccgctAATTTTAACTCTGGTAACCTTAGTTCTTACCTTGTTAACataagctagctctccactaatgcTAGCGagctcgcagctaatgttagctagctctacgttagctttagttctctagtcctgtggtaacactttacaataagattCAGGGGTGTGGGGTTtacaggggcgagtaacacaaaagcaacgcaatagttacttttactggtaactagttacttttatagtggagtaactcagttagtaactcagttacttttttggagaagttattagtaactataaataattactttttcaaagtaacatgcccaacactggtgaTATCACACCGATGCACATCTAACTGATTCTTACGTGAAACACAGGTGGGTACAGCTGGTGCCCAGGAGCCGTTAGCAGCACAGGTTATGTTTTCGGACCCTTTGAGCTGGAAACCATCGTTACAGGTGATCTTCACAGTCATGTTAAACCTACGCCAATTACGAGATTTACTGCTGTGGGGAATCATCAGTTCTGGACATTTAATCACTGCAAAggaacacaaaacacattttaacagtgaGTGGGTTTATATGCactaaaaaatctgattattgcagAACATCAAAGTTTGTTAGTAATCTGACTAACAATTTTAATACTTGACATCAATATTGTGTTAAAGCCAAACTTCATACCATGGCGTTTTAACACACAAGGTCTTATTTACACCCTGCACAGGGCAtatcgcgatgctcattgctaccttacacctcgtcaacagtctattttcacgtcttgtgccgttaaaatagcgacagagctt
The Astyanax mexicanus isolate ESR-SI-001 chromosome 13, AstMex3_surface, whole genome shotgun sequence DNA segment above includes these coding regions:
- the si:ch73-217n20.1 gene encoding CUB and sushi domain-containing protein 3, which translates into the protein MAVVLWSSALLLLLSAQLTSLVVSQGPSKCGLPESYPDKRLDERYASQVEFEDGQRVAYKCAVGYTQTSGIRVSYCRNGQWEPPSMTCTKKRCGSAGEIDNGQYEQDGNSFGAKAYAKCNNGFVLRGESVRECLDSGWSGTIPTCEVASSYPEVSDSFLRVSDSSPPVSDSTPPVSDSTPPLSDSSSPVFVSSPPMSSRPVSRTFSAARRSTETALTCKLPKAHVIFNDTKPMYNPGEFLSASCNVGFQLSIKCEASGSWSAPPKCTVIKCPELMIPHSSKSRNWRRFNMTVKITCNDGFQLKGSENITCAANGSWAPAVPTCVSRSCDRFPHYPSAQPREEYLSMREFESGATVRFTCAYGYRSIGGSSSIRCENGRWTPLQMRCEKKRCGSAGEIQNGRFQYTGVSFGDTATAECDEGYILFGSGVRLCRGNGWSGRTPVCEIVYCPVPPEVPGAEMSEHIEEPVRFRHSVSYRCLSGFLIGARDIYCRENGTWSAPPPQCREISCPIPSVPFGSRASGFRPRYYPQHTVRITCNPGYKIQGSEWITCGTNGNWTPQLPKCVRKKRFMKDSAK